The genomic DNA GAAGATATATCAGAACATTTAAAGACGAAATCCAACGAAAATGTAGTATATTCTATATAGATTGGTTTAATTATACAACAATATCATTTATACCTTGTTTTATGATATCTTCTAGCAAGTCACTTTCTAAGTCGTcttccagtttttcttcattttctttcaagcGGCGGTGAGTGAAATTGCTTATTTGCAACTCTTCTAATTTtaatacttttttcatagCGTATGCATCTTCACCATCTTGGTAgtaacttttttcaatgctCAACACCTCAAAGGCCAATGTGTCTCTATATAAATGTAAAGCAGCTCTGTTGGATTGTCTCACGTGCAATGATACGTATTCCGCTTGGTGTACTTCTCTCAATGCAAATAAGGCTTGTCTCATTAAATTTTCAGCAATTCCCATTCTTCTATATGTTCTCATGACACTTAAAGACGTGATGTGACCATTTGGAGGTTCATTTTGCTGGTCTGGGTCATCATTCATCTTTACTAAAACGTAGCCTACCAATTTTTCGCCAGGAGCCAGGTATGTTGGATCCAATTTGATGGTTCTGCCATCATTGGTCCCATCCAGGGTCAATTCCAACTTATCTTCCTCATCTTGTTCATCTGCGCCATCACAATCTAAAGTCGTAGTTGTAGCAACAAAGGAAGTTTCTGgccaagaaagaatatGATACATataatatttcatcatATAATTCTCGGGCAGGTTATGAAGGTTGGCATTTTGCATACAAATAATGTCATTGATTGTCGCTC from Saccharomyces eubayanus strain FM1318 chromosome VIII, whole genome shotgun sequence includes the following:
- the ARD1 gene encoding peptide alpha-N-acetyltransferase complex A subunit ARD1, whose protein sequence is MPINIRRATINDIICMQNANLHNLPENYMMKYYMYHILSWPETSFVATTTTLDCDGADEQDEEDKLELTLDGTNDGRTIKLDPTYLAPGEKLVGYVLVKMNDDPDQQNEPPNGHITSLSVMRTYRRMGIAENLMRQALFALREVHQAEYVSLHVRQSNRAALHLYRDTLAFEVLSIEKSYYQDGEDAYAMKKVLKLEELQISNFTHRRLKENEEKLEDDLESDLLEDIIKQGINDIVV